The Dasypus novemcinctus isolate mDasNov1 chromosome 2, mDasNov1.1.hap2, whole genome shotgun sequence genome includes a region encoding these proteins:
- the LOC101414491 gene encoding olfactory receptor 1J2-like, translating into MDRDNQTRVTEFLLLGLSGQPKQEEVLFGLFLWMYLVTIIGNFLIFLAITCDSQLHTPMYFFLATLSCVDICSSSVTIPKILVNHILGSRSISYVECMTQMYFFITFTNMDGFLLSVMAYDRYIAICSPLHYTMIMRPKLCVLLVAVSWVITNLHALLHTLLIVQLAFCSNNTLHHFFCDPYSILKVSCSDTFINDLVVFTVGGLIFLTPFICITVSYAYIFSQVLKFPSIQGIRKALSTCGSHLTVVSLFYGAILGVYMHPSSSYSVQDTVATVLFTVVTPLVNPFIYSLRNRDMQRALGKLILQRLVLLRS; encoded by the coding sequence ATGGACAGAGACAACCAGACTAGAGTCACAGAATTCCTTCTCCTGGGACTCTCTGGGCAACCAAAGCAGGAAGAGGTTCTCTTTGGACTGTTCTTGTGGATGTACCTGGTCACCATCATTGGGAACTTTCTCATCTTCTTGGCCATCACCTGTGACAGTCaactccacacacccatgtacttcttcttGGCCACCCTCTCCTGTGTCGATATCTGCTCTTCATCAGTCACCATCCCCAAGATACTGGTGAATCACATATTGGGAAGCAGGTCTATCTCTTACGTGGAATGTATGACTCAGATGTACTTCTTCATCACTTTCACCAACATGGATGGGttcctcctgagtgtgatggcgtATGACCGCTATATAGCCATCTGTAGCCCACTTCACTACACCATGATCATGAGGCCCAAACTCTGTGTCCTTCTGGTGGCCGTGTCTTGGGTCATAACAAATCTGCATGCTCTCCTACACACTCTCCTCATAGTACAACTTGCGTTTTGTTCCAACAATACTCTTCACCACTTCTTCTGTGACCCTTACTCCATTCTGAAGGTTTCTTGTTCAGACACCTTTATCAATGACCTGGTGGTGTTTACTGTGGGTGGACTGATCTTTCTAACGCCATTCATATGTATCACGGTCTCATATGCTTATATCTTTTCTCAAGTATTGAAATTCCCATCTATTCAGGGAATAAGGAAAGCGCTGTCCACATGTGGATCCCACCTCACTGTGGTCTCCCTCTTCTATGGGGCAATCCTGGGGGTCTATATGCACCCTTCATCGTCCTACTCAGTACAGGACACAGTGGCCACCGTCCTCTTCACAGTGGTGACACCCCTGGTCAATCCCTTCATCTATAGCCTGAGGAACCGTGACATGCAGAGGGCCCTAGGGAAACTCATTCTCCAGAGACTCGTTTTGTTAAGATCCTAG